In Plasmodium gaboni strain SY75 chromosome 14, whole genome shotgun sequence, one genomic interval encodes:
- a CDS encoding protein disulfide-isomerase, translating to MHIEKFLFFIFFFLIKLCVCHTDEEVKKEIVSINFDEFNNILKEEVKYTLLIVYTHWSYNSNLLLDNLDKISKLLLDEENIKLCKINAALNTSIIDKLDVYGYPSLFMIRNNEIHRYNGMNNIRDLLLWIYQYLDSKIYEINNIERLNMFIELNEYNNTILFFIFKDLITPNNNTNNISVINDLINICILTNKTLCFYIKEKNIIEYFEQNIIQDKYHYNINNINQDSYYSLLYKNDEFDDYIFPLHKKELNMLTNKEYTNEQKINLLYNWISEKEQPLVIQFAEYFFSMLFSNDTVTLFIIYNDIKDINKQDIIKSTKKYNNKIKFAISGTTQIYEKRLLNELLIDDNIKKPLMRITEFKNDIRFPYKYKPKNDDQEINEKTIDEFVNGYLQEKKYFYRKSERALPDEYNNGYIKIIVADNYDNYIYRNDMNVIVLYYAPWCGHCYKFEPIYREVGKRLNLYADKFKNFKNDIIISKIDAVNNEIYNINIEGYPTIYLYKKGDKLNPVRYMDGRTVKNIITWICEETQSNIDISEFLNIDLDNEQLFENYEEL from the exons ATGCATATTGAAAAGTTCctattttttatttttttttttttaataaaattatgtGTGTGCCATACAGATGAAGAAGTTAAGAAGGAAATCGTTTCTATAAATTTCGatgaatttaataatattttaaaagaagaagTAAAGTATACACTTCTAATAGTATACACACACTGGTCATACAATtcaaatttattattagaCAACCTAGATAAGATATCGAAGCTTTTATTAGATGAAgagaatataaaattatgtaaaataaatgCAGCATTAAATACATCTATAATAGATAAGTTAGATGTATATGGATACCCGTCTTTATTTATGATTAGAAATAATGAAATACATAGATATAATGgtatgaataatattagagatttattattatggatatatcaatatttagattctaaaatatatgaaattaataatatagagagattaaatatgtttatagaattgaatgaatataataatactattctattttttatatttaaagatTTAATAACAccaaataataatacaaataatatatcagtaataaatgatttaataaatatatgtatattaaCTAATAAGACActttgtttttatattaaagaaaagaatattatagaatattttgaacaaaatataatacaggataaatatcattataatataaataacataaatCAAGATTCATATTACTCtctattatataaaaatgatgaattTGATGATTACATTTTTCCTCTTcataaaaaagaattaaatatgTTAACTAATAAGGAATATACAAACgaacaaaaaataaatcttttatataattgGATAAGTGAAAAGGAACAACCATTAGTCATACAATTTGctgaatattttttttctatgTTATTTTCAAATGATACTGTTACactttttattatttacaatgatataaaagatattaataaacaggatataataaaatctacaaagaaatataataataaaataaaattcGCTATATCTGGAACTACTCaaatatatgaaaagaGATTGCTCAATGAATTACTTATAGAcgataatattaaaaaacCCCTTATGAGGATAACTGAgtttaaaaatgatataagatttccttataaatataagcCCAAAAATGATGACCAGGAAATAAACGAAAAG ACTATCGATGAATTTGTTAATGGCTACTTgcaagaaaaaaaatacttCTATAGAAAAAGTGAACGAGCCTTACCagatgaatataataacggatatataaaaattattgtAGCTGATAATTATGacaattatatttacagaaatgatatgaatgttattgtattatattatgcTCCTTGGTGTGGCCACTGTTACAAGTTCGAACCGATTTATAGAGAAGTAGGAAAAAgattaaatttatatgcAGATAAgtttaaaaattttaaaaatgatattattataagtaAAATTGATGCCgtaaataatgaaatatataacataaatataG agGGGTATCCTACcatatatctttataaaAAGGGCGACAAATTAAATCCTGTAAGATATATGGATGGAAGAACTgtcaaaaatattattacgTGGATTTGCGAAGAG ACACAATCAAATATAGACATATCAGAATTTCTTAATATCGATCTTGACAATGAACAACTATTTGAAAATTATGaagaattataa
- a CDS encoding putative M1-family alanyl aminopeptidase produces MKTKQLHLYHLGKNLNLNKNIKPLKYKVHLIFLKLYPHLRYYGYCVIYFLKLSKCFEKKISVYLHGEYLRVLKCFYICPCNIERRIRKEDIYKRNEYIDIYLKNCSLSGLYKLVIWFCCENIEKSIEGIYVSHLSKEGIREEPRNKIRNKNLFLNSLDSVRKNYIQNIFERRNRFYFEFENDKNIRRFHFKNICFEDEKNYNYISTFCEFYYLANIFPCLQDNNDKVCFSLSVSFQIKLIDSCSFYNNKIKLDNGIFCEQLYNYMNIEELYVKKRKKESKKGVLYNKYEEKKKKNLKNKKYLYSNYDRFNILRPSLSVVSNSKIKNVYINKRISRFNSFRRNKKFLIKKLLFQCSNKWKHGKYNNSRVIEKKCGYKLRNHFIRYNNNNNNKIIKKEKKKNRMITNKYILNNYHNKCYSKKRNKKFLTYKFYNTNKILHYNFCLFIGIYNRIYFKLNDIDIYIYFEKGNNNFEKIRKSYEYFLDLLIYILHMYMKNHNFKREIKKNGFLQFMIVRNYKYSGEENANCLTFLERFILINKTNRLYDIYKCIRLLVHEIFHIIWGNSIYIKKKKNLWLKEGLARMIEYKLSYLILKRQVRKLKKKNKINSNNHNNNNNNNINNSCSINYLVCTNYRCYNSNYRCYITNYYCCNNYGFCNDYFCCCNHVDCYPCSIRRDMYIIILWNILNSFFYIHIIDTLNTYNHSVHIGYKKCDKKEIRSKKEAKKYNHKSDKKHKSYRNKELNCVLNIKECINRMAYTKTMNYFYNNITYNKGMNIFKMIYILCYPFYNIIMDLLFFTFYNYSITFKKILIFIQFFFYFFDLKPWFVLSSDKYCVNRNNMKKVQGVVIRSKYIKCISRYFKKRKKNIYFSGDNKKKILSYRSCIKWEYLKNKKKNYNNTKHKYDLSFYKNEYFENCWSNFLKVSFKRYFLQFYKIICTIKTGEYKKKQKKNNQEKKKNNQKCRYIKNKVTPLYNKTSFFCSLFYARSHINKELLKSFYERNIFDVILRNYINVVAPPKIFFKYLKEEKKLLIMQKHFYYDNNQGRFIETPILFHIPLIFTFNNKKYKILLNKKSMLIDCVNLQNKTGKKIAKCRINFNLFNKKIKILRRKRPFLNIEKCDEFKATEKNHNSLILRYKDGGYFSFHCDDMYTFRFLINGMEGNRYNVYDIHYVFMNIILQYLKSIKTLKEAKRLNSLILRQILKVISVLWKNSNYMSRSIGTAKILFMEFLRCYMFFSPCLKKIENKKLTLKIKEEIKRIEYNEYVEKDDDLFFLFNDIRKNLYKIIFYFKQSMNLCS; encoded by the exons aTGAAAACTAAACAACTCCATTTGTATCATTTAGGAAAAAACCTTAATTTgaataagaatataaaacccctaaa GTATAAGGtacatttaatatttttaaaactATATCCTCATTTAAGATATTATGGATATTgtgttatttatttcttaaaGTTGTCGAAATGCTTTGAAAAGAAGATAAGTGTTTATTTACATGGAGAATACTTACGTGtattaaaatgtttttatatatgtcCATGTAATATAGAAAGAAGAATAAGGAAGGaggatatatataagaggaatgaatatattgatatttatttaaaaaattgttCATTAAGTGGTTTGTATAAATTGGTTATATGGTTTTGTTGtgaaaatatagaaaaaagTATTGAAGGTATATATGTTTCTCATTTGTCTAAAGAAGGGATTAGAGAAGAACcaagaaataaaataagaaataagaatttatttttaaattctttAGATAGTGTAAGAAAGAATTAcatacaaaatatatttgaaagAAGGAATAGATTTTATTTTGAGTTTGAGAATGATAAGAATATTAGAAGatttcattttaaaaatatatgttttgaagatgaaaagaattataattatatatcaaCATTTTGtgaattttattatttagCAAATATATTTCCATGTTTGCaagataataatgataagGTATGTTTTTCTTTAAGTGTATCATTCCAAATAAAGCTTATAGATTCATgttctttttataataataagattAAATTAGATAACGGAATATTTTGTGAGcaattatataattatatgaacataGAAGAACTATATGttaagaaaagaaaaaaggaAAGTAAAAAAGGggttttatataataaatacgaagaaaaaaaaaaaaaaaatttaaaaaataaaaaatatttatattcaaattatgatagatttaatattttacGTCCTTCTCTTTCAGTTGTAAGTAAtagtaaaataaaaaatgtatatattaataaaagaataagTCGTTTTAATTCATTTCGTAGGAATAagaaatttttaataaagaaattattatttcaatGTAGTAATAAATGGAAACatggaaaatataataattcgAGGGTAATTGAAAAAAAGTGTGGATATAAATTAAGGAACCATTTTAttagatataataataataataataataaaataataaaaaaagaaaaaaagaaaaataggatgattacaaataaatatattttgaataattatcataataaatgttatagtaaaaaaaggaataaaaaatttttgacgtataaattttataatacGAATAAAATTTTACATTACAATTTTTGTCTCTTTATTGGTATTTATAAcagaatatattttaagttgaatgatatagatatttatatatattttgaaaaaggcaataataattttgagAAGATTAGAAaatcatatgaatattttttagatttattaatatatatattacatatgtatatgaaGAACCATAATTTTAAAAGGgagataaagaaaaatggATTTTTACAATTTATGATAGtaagaaattataaatattcagGAGAAGAGAATGCAAATTGTCTGACCTTTTTGGAACgatttattttaataaataagaCGAATAgattatatgatatatataaatgtataagATTATTGGTGCATgaaatatttcatattatatggGGTAAcagtatatatataaaaaaaaaaaaaaatttatgGCTAAAGGAGGGTTTAGCAAGGATGATAGAATATAAATTGAGTTATTTGATATTGAAAAGGCAAGTAAGGAAgctaaaaaaaaaaaataaaataaatagcaataatcataataataataataataataatattaataatagtTGTAGTATTAATTATCTTGTTTGTACTAATTATCGTTGTTATAATAGTAATTATCGATGTTATATTACTAATTACTATTGTTGTAATAATTATGGTTTTTGTAatgattatttttgttgttGTAATCATGTTGATTGTTATCCTTGCTCTATCAGACGtgatatgtatataataatcctttggaatatattaaattcatttttttatattcatattatagatacgttaaatacatataatcACTCAGTACATATCGGTTACAAAAAATGTGATAAGAAGGAGATAAGAAGCAAGAAGGAGgcaaaaaaatataaccATAAAAGTgataaaaaacataaatcATATAGAAATAAGGAACTCAATTGTGtgttaaatataaaagaatgTATTAATCGAATGGCATATACAAAAACgatgaattatttttataataacattacatataataaaggaatgaacatatttaaaatgatatatatattatgttatcctttctataatataataatggatttgttattttttacgttttataattattccataacatttaaaaaaatattaatatttattcaatttttcttttactTTTTTGATCTTAAGCCATGGTTTGTGTTATCGTCTGATAAATATTGTGTgaatagaaataatatgaaaaaagtACAAGGAGTTGTTATAAGGAgcaaatatataaaatgtatatcaagatattttaagaagagaaaaaaaaatatatattttagtggagataataaaaaaaaaattttatcatataGGAGTTGTATTAAATGGGagtatttaaaaaataaaaaaaaaaattataataatacaaaacataaatatgatctttcattttataaaaatgaatattttgaaaattGTTGGTCCAACTTTTTAAAAGTTTCATTCAAAAGGTATTTCCTACagttttataaaataatatgtacTATAAAAACTGgagaatataaaaagaaacaaaaaaaaaacaatcaagaaaaaaagaaaaataatcaaaaatgtagatacattaaaaataaGGTTACAcctttatataataagacATCCTTCTTCTgttcattattttatgCAAGGTctcatataaataaagagTTGTTAAAATCTTTTTAtgaaagaaatatttttgatgTCATATTACgaaattatattaatgttGTAGCTCCTCctaaaatattttttaaatatttgaaagaagagaaaaaattattaattatgcagaaacatttttattatgacAACAATCAGGGAAGGTTTATAGAGACGCCTattctttttcatataCCTCTTATATTTACgtttaataataaaaagtataaaatattattaaataagaAGTCTATGTTAATAGATTGTGTAAATCTACAAAATAAAACAGGGAAGAAAATAGCAAAGTGCAGgataaattttaatttattcaacaagaaaataaaaattttgaGAAGGAAAAGGccttttttaaatatagaAAAGTGTGACGAATTCAAGGCAACAGAAAAGAACCATAATAGTTTAATTTTGAGATATAAAGACGGTGgttatttttcatttcattGTGATGATATGTATACATTTCgttttttaataaatggAATGGAAGGCAATAGGTATAATGTATATGATATTCATTACGTgtttatgaatataattttgcaatatttaaaaagtataaaaaCGTTAAAAGAAGCAAAGAGGTTGAATTCTTTAATATTGAGGCAGATTTTAAAg GTGATAAGTGTTTTGTGGAAAAATTCCAACTATATGAGTAGATCCATAGGAACAGCcaaaattctttttatgGAATTTTTAAGATGCTACATGTTTTTTAGCCCgtgtttaaaaaaaatagaaaataaaaaattgaCGTTGAAgataaaagaagaaataaagAGAATTGAGTACAATGAATATGTTGAAAAGGATGATGacttgttttttttatttaatgatataagaaaaaatttatataaaataatattttattttaaacAGTCCATGAATTTGTGTTCATaa
- a CDS encoding hypothetical protein (conserved Plasmodium protein, unknown function): MSQCVWELLCVERSFMINNNKWKKKTKNTTSDISTYNSLPHINCKEEKVDYDYTEKNLFKLKKKNKKNELKFKNIINQFFISDMSKYVKAYVKKNDSNVRSEIGITSKKIPKSDEERFWVNSYIYNFINYCLLTYYDCKHYIIITYNQNLIQKLNGTGYGHYGVYFTDGKKIEGLGNLFINIKQVRHIGFSVMKSLHTRIASDISASNNDESCSFIVMV, encoded by the exons ATGTCTCAGTGTGTGTGGGAATTGTTATGCGTTGAGAGGTCTTTCatgataaataataataaatggaaaaaaaaaactaaaAACACAACAAGTGACATTTCCACATATAATTCCTTACCTCATATAAACTGCAAGGAAGAGAAAGTGGACTATGACTACACAGAAAAGAACTTATtcaaattaaaaaaaaaaaataaaaaaaatgaattaaagtttaaaaatataatcaaCCAGTTCTTTATATCAGACATGTCAAAATATGTAAAGGCCtatgttaaaaaaaacgATAGCAATGTAAGAAGTGAAATAG GTATAACATCGAAAAAAATACCTAAATCGGATGAAGAAAGATTTTGGGTTAATAgctatatttataattttataaattacTGTCTACTCACATATTATGATTGtaaacattatataattattacttacaatcaaaatttaatacaaaaattaaatggcacag GTTATGGTCATTATGGCGTATATTTTACAGATGGTAAAAAAATTGAAGGACTAGGAAATctatttattaatataaaacaagTTAGACACATTGGATTTAGTGTTATGAAATCACTACATACAAGAATAGCATCAGATATATCAGCTTCTAATAATGACGAATCATGTAGTTTTATTGTTATGGTATAA